One Bos indicus isolate NIAB-ARS_2022 breed Sahiwal x Tharparkar chromosome 10, NIAB-ARS_B.indTharparkar_mat_pri_1.0, whole genome shotgun sequence DNA window includes the following coding sequences:
- the LOC109564153 gene encoding small ubiquitin-related modifier 1-like — protein MSDQKAKSSIEDLGDKKRGEHIKLKVTGQDSSEIHFKVKNDDISQETQRSNCQRQGIHIIQPDLGLKGEDVI, from the exons ATGTCTGACCAGAAGGCAAAATCTTCAATTGAGGACTTGGGGGATAAGAAGAGAGGAGAACATATTAAACTCAAAGTTACTGGACAGGATAGCAGTGAGATTCACTTCAAAGTGAAAAATGATGACATATCTCAAGAAACTCAAAGAAGCAACTGTCAAAGACAGGGAATTCACATAATTCAACCAG ACCTGGGATTGAAGGGAGAAGATGTGATTTAA